In a genomic window of Deinococcus ruber:
- a CDS encoding GAF domain-containing protein — protein sequence MSDLSAVETPAPTSLSEHLQQVTEAIAATHTQAEVLRIVLHPALAALNAIAGAVLLIDPTGTLLQLAATEGHEAGAQTIWQGGPLDGNVPAGAALEQQRPMFFEHQGALVQAYPELETRTGAVAPVASAVLPMFLDRRPLGTIILDFKEPHTFTAEEQRFLQTLAAQCSVALGRVRVTGQLQAQLQEQQRHTDGLSAFIAFTEAAGTSTDIGYLVRQAQRVLQLSIPDLMGAYYEWNDGVWRAQMTTADMPEALRQVVEAGLSAQTPSFLMATEQRQPVLLEDWNAEVQGVPFTEAFHVVGLAPYFHQGQPRFMFTAGFSSSTTWSAAQRELFLAVARGLEQALNRADQSHLQERQAALEAFVTLTGVIGKENDPQRLAEWARDLIISFLPDWSIGYYTLQGDLWKATVTRVPDPGLEALLRAGLPLETPGYAAAVETGAPVFVDGWDAEQQRFEHTESYGIAAFYPYFTAGRPSGMLVVGTQTSTVWEAADRAVFTAVGHSLGLALAWAGQAEELQAQNAALEAFTRFTEASADTTEVAALVSRAAEVLRATLGDVSVVHYDLDAARWRATAWSIDVTPEFVTLIQEGFSQDTPRFAQAVQTQQPHFVSHWDAVGEGLPPRPNYGAVAAYPYFLDGQPVSVLSVGVKGQLSWSEREQGIIRAVGRSLGLALERTRVARQVQIQQEETERRSRTLEAFALMSRDLADETDRSVILGHAQALILSMLPPGTAAYWEPAGNRWALKAQVGDTGNADLLHRMREQGLAWTAPTVYVPWTSGHPFYQDHYIRSEETPSELISHVHAGASFLVRIHGEPVGVLAVGLFDQWTWTPADTATLETAVYSLGLVLERAESVAALRERTNQLETANTELQLSNQELEAFTYSASHDLRTPVRHVMGFAELAEKALEKAPNERVGQHLKVIKQAALRMTDLIDSMLVLSRSGRQEVNVRSVDLNRLVVQGCRDAAAEFESHPIRWQIGDLPHVQGDLQLLQQVITNLLSNAVKYSAKREVSEVKVNCEAHETEWYISVEDNGVGFDPRYAQKLFGIFQRLHTEKEFKGTGVGLATVKRIVQKHRGRVFAESDGRTGATFSFTLPKLD from the coding sequence ATGTCGGACCTCTCAGCCGTGGAGACGCCGGCTCCCACATCCCTGAGTGAACACCTTCAGCAGGTCACTGAGGCGATTGCCGCCACCCATACTCAGGCCGAAGTACTGCGCATTGTCCTGCACCCAGCTCTCGCCGCGTTGAACGCCATCGCGGGCGCGGTGTTGCTGATCGATCCCACCGGCACCCTCTTGCAGCTGGCAGCCACCGAAGGCCATGAAGCAGGCGCCCAGACCATCTGGCAGGGTGGCCCCCTCGATGGTAACGTCCCGGCAGGCGCCGCCCTGGAGCAGCAGCGGCCGATGTTTTTCGAGCATCAGGGCGCGCTGGTACAGGCGTACCCGGAACTCGAAACACGGACGGGGGCCGTCGCCCCTGTCGCCAGCGCCGTGCTCCCGATGTTCCTGGACAGACGCCCGCTCGGAACGATCATTCTCGATTTCAAGGAACCGCACACGTTCACCGCCGAGGAACAGCGCTTCCTGCAGACGCTCGCCGCCCAGTGCAGCGTGGCCCTGGGCCGGGTGCGCGTGACAGGCCAGCTGCAAGCACAGCTTCAGGAGCAGCAGCGCCATACCGATGGCCTGAGCGCCTTCATCGCCTTCACCGAGGCCGCTGGCACCAGCACCGACATCGGGTATCTGGTTCGCCAGGCACAGCGGGTGTTGCAGCTGAGCATCCCGGACTTGATGGGCGCGTACTACGAGTGGAACGATGGCGTTTGGCGGGCGCAGATGACCACGGCAGACATGCCCGAAGCGCTGCGGCAAGTGGTCGAGGCGGGTCTTTCAGCGCAGACCCCCAGCTTTCTGATGGCCACCGAACAGCGCCAACCGGTCTTGTTAGAAGACTGGAACGCGGAAGTACAGGGTGTGCCGTTCACGGAAGCGTTTCATGTCGTGGGGCTGGCCCCCTACTTTCATCAGGGTCAGCCCCGGTTCATGTTCACGGCCGGGTTCAGCAGCAGCACGACCTGGAGCGCCGCACAGCGGGAACTCTTCCTGGCTGTTGCTCGGGGGCTTGAACAGGCGCTGAACCGGGCCGACCAGTCACACCTCCAGGAGCGGCAGGCGGCGCTGGAGGCGTTCGTGACACTGACCGGCGTGATTGGCAAGGAGAACGATCCGCAGCGCCTAGCCGAGTGGGCCCGGGATTTGATTATCTCGTTCCTGCCCGATTGGTCGATCGGCTATTACACGCTGCAAGGCGATCTCTGGAAGGCCACCGTGACGCGGGTACCGGACCCGGGGCTCGAGGCGCTGCTGCGCGCTGGATTGCCCTTGGAGACCCCCGGCTACGCCGCGGCCGTCGAGACGGGCGCGCCCGTCTTCGTTGACGGTTGGGACGCCGAGCAGCAGCGCTTCGAGCACACCGAGTCGTACGGCATCGCCGCCTTCTACCCCTACTTCACGGCCGGCCGGCCCTCGGGGATGCTGGTGGTCGGCACTCAGACCTCCACCGTCTGGGAAGCGGCCGACCGGGCGGTGTTCACCGCCGTGGGACACAGCCTGGGCCTGGCGCTCGCCTGGGCGGGCCAAGCGGAGGAACTACAAGCTCAGAACGCGGCCCTGGAGGCGTTCACCCGCTTTACGGAGGCTTCGGCGGACACCACCGAGGTTGCCGCGCTGGTCAGCCGGGCTGCGGAGGTGCTGCGGGCCACGCTGGGCGATGTGAGCGTGGTGCACTACGACCTGGACGCGGCACGCTGGCGGGCGACGGCCTGGTCGATCGACGTCACTCCTGAGTTCGTGACGCTGATCCAGGAGGGCTTCTCGCAGGACACGCCCCGGTTCGCGCAGGCCGTCCAGACGCAGCAGCCGCATTTCGTGTCTCACTGGGACGCGGTGGGTGAGGGCCTGCCGCCGCGTCCCAACTACGGCGCGGTGGCCGCTTACCCGTATTTTCTGGATGGTCAACCGGTCAGCGTGCTGTCGGTCGGGGTCAAGGGGCAATTGAGCTGGAGCGAGCGCGAACAGGGCATCATCCGGGCGGTGGGACGCAGCCTCGGCCTGGCCCTGGAGCGGACCCGCGTTGCCCGTCAGGTGCAGATCCAGCAGGAGGAGACGGAACGGCGCAGTCGGACCCTGGAGGCCTTCGCCCTGATGTCCCGCGACCTTGCCGACGAAACAGACCGCTCTGTCATCCTAGGGCACGCTCAGGCACTGATTCTCTCGATGCTGCCGCCGGGTACAGCCGCCTACTGGGAACCAGCAGGCAACCGTTGGGCCCTCAAGGCCCAGGTCGGCGATACGGGCAATGCTGACCTGTTGCACCGGATGCGTGAGCAGGGCCTCGCCTGGACCGCGCCGACGGTGTATGTCCCCTGGACCAGCGGGCACCCCTTCTATCAGGATCACTACATCCGGAGCGAAGAGACCCCGAGTGAGCTCATCAGCCATGTGCACGCCGGCGCATCTTTCTTGGTGCGAATTCACGGGGAGCCAGTGGGCGTGCTGGCTGTCGGACTGTTCGATCAATGGACCTGGACGCCAGCAGATACAGCCACGCTGGAAACGGCGGTGTACAGCCTCGGGCTGGTCCTGGAACGAGCGGAGAGCGTGGCGGCGCTGCGGGAGCGGACCAATCAGCTGGAAACGGCCAACACCGAACTTCAGCTCTCGAACCAGGAGCTGGAAGCCTTCACCTACAGCGCCTCGCATGACCTGCGGACCCCGGTGCGGCACGTGATGGGCTTCGCCGAGCTGGCCGAGAAGGCACTGGAAAAAGCACCCAATGAGCGCGTCGGGCAGCACCTCAAGGTGATCAAGCAAGCGGCGCTGCGGATGACCGACCTGATTGACAGCATGCTGGTGCTCTCCAGATCGGGGCGTCAGGAGGTGAATGTGCGCTCCGTGGACCTGAACCGGTTGGTCGTCCAAGGGTGCCGAGACGCTGCAGCCGAATTCGAGAGCCATCCGATACGGTGGCAGATCGGAGATTTGCCTCACGTGCAGGGTGACCTGCAGTTGCTGCAGCAGGTGATCACGAACCTGCTGAGCAATGCGGTCAAATACTCGGCCAAGCGCGAGGTGTCCGAAGTCAAGGTGAACTGCGAAGCGCATGAGACGGAGTGGTACATCTCTGTCGAGGACAATGGGGTTGGCTTCGACCCGAGATATGCCCAGAAGCTGTTTGGAATCTTTCAGCGGCTGCACACCGAGAAGGAGTTCAAGGGCACTGGTGTGGGGTTGGCGACGGTCAAACGCATCGTGCAGAAGCACCGGGGACGGGTATTCGCGGAAAGTGATGGCCGAACGGGCGCCACCTTCAGCTTCACCTTGCCGAAGCTGGACTGA